The DNA segment acaacagtaacaacaaaataaCAACAGTAAGTTGACTTCTTATTCACATGgtgaagttaaatcagcaggggtgaggagaggggtgggactggggcaggggagggtggaGTTAAAATGAAAGGAGGGCCTAGTCTTCAGGCATTCAAGGACCCAAAATGACCAAACTTTTGCCATCTTCAAGTGGCTTCCAAAGTTTTCCTGGGTGTGACCATCAAACCAGCAGATGAAAAGAGAATGGTGGGTGATATAAGAAACTTTTATGGGGCAGGCCTGGATTTTTACATCATATTCCACTGCTAAGAACTCAGTCACATGGCCTCACAGAGATGCACAGGAAATGGAGAACCAGTTTCTGGCCAAGGCAGCATGTCTCAGGGGAGCAAGAATCTCTGGTGGACATCCAGCGCTCTCTGCCACCAAACCCCCTTTCTGTGGCAGGTTTCCAGCCTTAAGCAAGTCTGAATCTAGGAAATGTAATGCAGACAATTTACATAGacattttaatgattaaaatgaaTGTCTGTAACTAAAAGTGATCAAAGGACTtcttagtgactgaataaaagTTCCAGGACCCATCCAGGATAGGAGTAAGAGGCTGAGACAGTGTTTGCAAGAACAGCCAGGAGAAAAAATGAAACTGTTTTATAACTCTGGGGTTCCTCTCTTTAAACATGTTACACTATTCTTTTTTAGAGATTAAGCAAGTTTTTAAGTGAAACAAAGATCGCATAATTTCACATTTATAAAGTCTGATGTCCTTTATTATCTATCACTCTTAAAGCAAATGACAAATCTACTTCCCAGTGTTGAAACCTACTATCACTGAAGATATCTTCAAAATTCACTGCAACTCTGGAAACAAGGATATTCCACAAATACCTGCACTCTGCTTTTTAAGGTAATCACTCTTAATTAATGTAGGAACACTCATTTACCTATGCTTGCCATAAGGTGAAATTACTGCTCTGACTTCTCACAATTGAGAAAGTTGGAGAATCAAGCTGCTTGCAAGACTTCTTTCTAGTTATATCTTCTTTTGAGACTCTCTAAAAGTGAATTAACTAATGTGTTTACCATTCActgaaggggaaaggaaaagaaacatccTTCATGGCCTTTCATTCATTTCGTCAATCAGGACACACAAGGCAGCATCTTTCTCTATAATCTGATCTCTCCGATGACctgaattttctctttgttgttcaTTCTGTCCAATACAATTGTTGCTGTCATCAGCGTCCATTGGTTCAGTTTTTACTCTCATCCCTGCTTCCGAATGAGGCAAATCATCAGGCAGAGAAGCCAAGCAATTCTGAATCATCTCAATGACTCGTTCCAGATGCTTTTGAAACCTCTCAGCTGTCTCAAGACGTTGACGTTTCTGCACCTCCATCATGACTCTCAAGGTCTCTCTTGCTTGGTGAGGTCGGTATTCATTTATGAGATGATGTACATGCACAAAAAGCAGCTTAAGATCTTCTAGCTTCTCTTCTCGTTTTATACTCCCAGGGCTCCGTATCAAGATATCTAAGAGGTCTAAGAAATTAATAAGGATAGACATATTGAGTTTTCTCAGTTCTTTCTTGTGATCAAACTGTATAGGATGAAGTCGTTCAATACCCTGACTTTCTAAAGGGCGTATGATAAGATCATCACACTGGAACTGGTTGCCAAACATCATGTAACTGTCCTTTATTGGAGGTGGAGGCTTGGGAGCGAGGCCTTCCTGAATATTTTCATCTGTATACTCCTTGATGTACTGCATcggagggggtgggagggcactCACTTGCTGTGGCTCACCCATTGTGAAGATCAAGAACCTACAGAAATAAACcatcaaacaaaaaataagaggaaaacaaaacgtaacacacacacacacacacacacacacacacacacacaaatagaccAAAGATTGAGAGTGGAGCTACAAAACAAACCTGTCACATTCAGTGATTAATGACAGAATCATTTCCCTTTTCTCCCATGGCCGTTTGGTGCCCAAGACAAAATGATCTCCCTCGTCTCTAAAACTAACATTTACAACAGGGTAAACCTGCTATCCTTTTCTAATTAGCATTATATACTCAATCATTCAGGTATTTTTCCAGCTCTACTTAACATTTCCATCGGCACAAAAAACAACTGTAGTATACAGCTGAccttcaaagctatggtttttccagtggtcatgtatggatgtgagagttggactataaagaaagctgagtgctgaagaattgatgcttttgaactgtggtgttggagcagacttttgcgagtcccttgaactgcaaggagatccaaccagtccatccaaggaaattggaaggactgatgctgaagctgaaattccaatctttggtcacctgatgtgaagaactgactgatttgaaaagaccctgatgctgggaaagatcgaaggcaagaggagaaggggacgacagaggatgagatggttggatagcatcaccgacttgatggacatgagtttgagtaagctctgggagttggtgatggactgggaagcctggtgtgctgcagtccatg comes from the Bubalus kerabau isolate K-KA32 ecotype Philippines breed swamp buffalo chromosome 1, PCC_UOA_SB_1v2, whole genome shotgun sequence genome and includes:
- the MED7 gene encoding mediator of RNA polymerase II transcription subunit 7, translating into MGEPQQVSALPPPPMQYIKEYTDENIQEGLAPKPPPPIKDSYMMFGNQFQCDDLIIRPLESQGIERLHPIQFDHKKELRKLNMSILINFLDLLDILIRSPGSIKREEKLEDLKLLFVHVHHLINEYRPHQARETLRVMMEVQKRQRLETAERFQKHLERVIEMIQNCLASLPDDLPHSEAGMRVKTEPMDADDSNNCIGQNEQQRENSGHRRDQIIEKDAALCVLIDEMNERP